The following are encoded together in the Acidobacteriota bacterium genome:
- a CDS encoding carbohydrate binding family 9 domain-containing protein, translating into MTRRRSLVTLWPLVLVAALVFAPHALAQAPATAPQAPVTTPARPIIADITKIDPEVFEAMAARLPAGRAPRVDGKLDDAEWQLAPVQGRFIQREPAFGFESTERTEFRILYDDKTLYFGIWAFDSDPKGIIASEMKRDAGLRKGDQIKITLDTFHDHRNAFYFSTNPLGALKDAHSVEEGRTINYDWNAVWENRTTIDDRGWYVEIAIPLSQLRFNGGPGDTVWGLNLCRIIMRKNEETYWVPFPREWQAMGFARMSGAGVLKGLRDVTPRRRVEFVPFVSPHMVRDYDAGTPTRTTTDVGFDFKIGLSQSFNADLTYKTDFAHVEADQEVVNLSRFSLFFPEKRQFFTEGAGTFDYSQNAGANAGPGLLTLFYSRRVGLQDGREVPILAGGRITGRTGHTTIGAMNVETDASAGVPRANYSVLRVKRDVFAKSSIGGIVLNRSGGGRPGNQAVGLDGVFTIGARLDVIVAGAKTFTPDVRGNDWAGAARIRWTHDVFDGGLTYLDVGERFNAEMGFIPRTDIRTIGAQAAWTPRPDWPGVRQLRFNVNSSYVENHAGRRESQASGYDAILTAQDSSTVRVGFETQYDFLPFDWSTAGGQIPSAGYTWRTWRASYGSNQARRVYGSVSADTGGYYSGDKQTWRAELSMVPRDTLLLENVYTRNRIVLPETGPFVTNVLSTRVSYSFSPDLFVKTFVQVNDATRTASLNVLFWYIYRPGSDFYIVYNQGFETDVAGPRNLRTRGRSLAVKATYWLSR; encoded by the coding sequence GTGACCCGTCGCCGCTCCCTGGTAACTCTCTGGCCGCTTGTCCTGGTGGCCGCCCTTGTGTTCGCGCCGCATGCCCTCGCGCAGGCTCCCGCAACCGCCCCGCAGGCTCCGGTCACAACGCCGGCCCGTCCGATCATTGCCGACATCACGAAGATCGACCCCGAAGTATTCGAGGCCATGGCCGCGAGGCTTCCGGCCGGCCGCGCGCCGCGGGTAGATGGGAAGCTGGACGACGCCGAGTGGCAGCTTGCGCCGGTGCAGGGCCGGTTCATCCAGCGTGAGCCGGCATTCGGGTTCGAATCCACTGAGCGCACGGAGTTCCGGATCCTCTACGACGACAAGACGTTGTACTTCGGCATCTGGGCGTTTGACTCCGATCCCAAGGGCATCATCGCCAGCGAAATGAAGCGGGACGCCGGTCTGCGCAAGGGCGATCAAATCAAGATTACGCTCGACACCTTTCACGACCATCGCAACGCGTTTTACTTCTCGACCAATCCTCTGGGCGCGCTCAAGGACGCTCACTCGGTGGAGGAGGGCCGCACGATTAATTACGACTGGAACGCGGTGTGGGAGAACAGGACCACCATTGACGACCGCGGCTGGTATGTGGAGATCGCGATTCCGCTCAGCCAGTTACGGTTCAACGGCGGTCCCGGCGACACCGTGTGGGGACTGAACCTCTGCCGCATCATCATGCGGAAGAACGAAGAAACCTATTGGGTGCCGTTCCCGCGTGAGTGGCAGGCGATGGGGTTTGCCCGCATGTCCGGCGCCGGAGTCCTGAAGGGACTGCGCGATGTCACACCCAGGCGTCGCGTGGAGTTCGTGCCGTTTGTTTCTCCCCACATGGTCCGCGACTACGACGCGGGCACGCCGACACGCACGACGACCGACGTGGGGTTCGATTTCAAAATCGGTTTGTCGCAGAGCTTCAACGCCGACCTCACCTACAAGACGGATTTCGCGCATGTGGAGGCCGATCAGGAAGTGGTCAACCTGTCGCGCTTCAGTCTGTTCTTTCCCGAGAAGCGCCAGTTTTTCACTGAGGGCGCGGGCACCTTCGACTACAGCCAGAACGCAGGCGCCAACGCGGGCCCGGGCCTGCTGACGCTGTTTTACAGCCGCCGTGTGGGCCTGCAGGACGGGCGCGAGGTACCGATCCTGGCCGGGGGGCGCATCACCGGCCGGACCGGCCACACCACGATCGGGGCGATGAACGTGGAGACTGATGCCTCCGCAGGTGTGCCCCGCGCCAACTACTCAGTGCTGCGCGTGAAGCGCGATGTGTTCGCCAAGTCGTCGATCGGTGGCATCGTGTTGAATCGTTCGGGTGGTGGGCGCCCGGGCAACCAGGCCGTGGGGCTCGACGGCGTATTCACCATCGGCGCCAGGCTCGACGTCATCGTGGCCGGCGCCAAGACCTTCACGCCCGATGTACGAGGCAACGACTGGGCCGGCGCGGCCCGCATTCGCTGGACGCACGATGTGTTCGATGGCGGGTTGACCTACCTCGACGTTGGCGAGCGCTTCAACGCGGAGATGGGGTTCATCCCACGCACCGACATTCGCACGATCGGTGCGCAGGCCGCATGGACGCCTCGCCCGGATTGGCCCGGCGTGCGTCAACTGCGCTTCAACGTGAACTCCTCGTATGTGGAGAATCATGCGGGGCGCAGGGAATCGCAGGCCAGCGGATACGACGCCATCCTGACCGCCCAGGACAGCAGCACTGTGCGCGTGGGCTTTGAGACACAGTACGACTTCCTGCCGTTTGACTGGTCCACAGCCGGGGGACAAATTCCCAGCGCGGGATATACCTGGCGGACCTGGAGAGCGTCCTACGGCTCGAACCAGGCCCGGCGCGTGTACGGTTCGGTCAGCGCCGATACGGGCGGGTATTACAGCGGCGACAAGCAGACATGGCGCGCTGAGCTCAGTATGGTGCCCAGGGACACGCTGCTGCTGGAGAACGTCTACACACGCAACCGCATCGTGTTGCCCGAGACTGGCCCGTTTGTCACGAATGTGTTGAGCACGCGCGTCAGCTATTCGTTCTCGCCCGATCTCTTTGTGAAGACGTTTGTGCAGGTCAACGACGCCACGCGTACAGCCAGCCTGAACGTGCTGTTCTGGTATATCTACCGCCCCGGCAGCGACTTCTACATCGTCTATAACCAGGGATTTGAGACTGACGTGGCGGGACCCAGGAATTTGCGGACGCGCGGACGGTCGCTTGCGGTCAAAGCCACATATTGGTTGTCGCGTTGA
- a CDS encoding DUF2541 family protein yields the protein MLRRGLILAVLAVVAVMASSACAVAAQPGRGNWVSLGQRNVTDRVDHDTVVVTGSRGTFTAVKFTVQRRAVDFHRVVIHFANGADQNVELRNTIRAGGESRVIDIDGADRVIRSIDFWYDTASIGRGQRATVRVLGRH from the coding sequence ATGTTGCGACGAGGATTGATTCTTGCGGTGTTGGCGGTGGTGGCGGTGATGGCGAGTTCAGCGTGCGCGGTGGCGGCGCAGCCTGGCCGGGGCAATTGGGTATCCCTGGGCCAGCGAAACGTGACCGACCGCGTGGACCACGACACGGTGGTGGTGACCGGGTCACGGGGCACGTTCACGGCGGTCAAGTTCACAGTGCAGCGCCGGGCCGTGGACTTTCATCGCGTGGTGATTCACTTTGCCAACGGCGCAGACCAAAACGTCGAACTGCGCAACACCATTCGCGCCGGTGGCGAATCACGCGTGATCGACATTGACGGCGCCGATCGGGTGATCCGGTCGATCGACTTCTGGTACGACACGGCCTCGATCGGCCGCGGCCAGCGGGCGACCGTCCGCGTCCTCGGGCGGCACTAG
- a CDS encoding serine/threonine-protein kinase: MSLTAGSRLGPYEIVAPLGVGGMGEVYRARDTRLNRDVAIKVLPDLFAPDVERVTRFTREAQTLAALNHPNIAQIYGLESQALVMELVEGDDLSHHISQGALPLSQALAIARQIIDALEAAHDAGIVHRDLKPANIKVRHDGTVKVLDFGLARTLDSGPGTQDPSNSPTLTARATQMGMIIGTAAYMSPEQARGRAVDKRTDVWAFGCVLYEMLAGKKAFDGEDATEIISSVVKTEPDWSALPATVPPHIRTIITRCLDKDRKARIPDLSVVRYMLDGTMPTTVLAPQSAGPARSASTAWYAATALFAITTMVMGVAWYRAGATAPTDGKFVVVPPDGTIFTVGNYVGATAPVISPDGKTLAFTAQDPVGKRMLYVRPIDSLVAQALQGTEGAAFPFWSPDSAFIGYSITGKLLKVSATGGPPQTLCSLNPGILSRGGTWSRDGVVVFNNGPAPLYRTSSAGGTEAVVMGALEDETGREFPSFLPDGRRFIFHAAGGKKDGLIVGSIDSAETTWLTSSESGAVFDETSGRLLFVRQGILLSQAFDPRTLALSGDPVTVAENVETAAVPGVVTFSISANGVLAYGIGQAVSTGLRMTWMNRQGKVLGTIGPLAPYRGLSLSPNGLHVAAHRHEGDGGDIWVTDVARDSTTRFTLDPTQENSSPVWSPKGDRVAFQSVRQGKPGVYVKAANGGDDVRLFEATTSRFVVPLSFWPDGQTLLFGLSEAATNRDMWTVSLGGEHTAAPRVQTALVELSGQVSPDGRWLAYQSDETGAQEIYIQPATAAPGKWKVSTGGGQAPRWRGDSLELFYWGAGQLFAVDIGVTGDTVVPGVPKTLFEYRGVPNVSHGSYFTSYDVTSDGERFLVSRRESEGQADGSSAPIVIVLNWRNRIGK, encoded by the coding sequence ATGTCTTTGACCGCGGGCTCACGCCTTGGCCCCTACGAAATCGTGGCGCCCCTGGGGGTCGGAGGCATGGGTGAGGTGTATCGCGCGCGCGATACACGGCTGAACCGCGACGTGGCCATCAAGGTGCTGCCGGATCTGTTTGCCCCCGATGTCGAACGGGTGACCCGGTTTACGCGCGAGGCCCAGACGCTGGCCGCGCTGAACCATCCAAACATCGCGCAGATCTACGGACTTGAGTCGCAGGCCCTGGTCATGGAACTGGTGGAGGGCGATGATCTGTCGCACCACATCTCGCAGGGTGCTCTTCCGCTGAGCCAGGCGCTCGCCATCGCCCGCCAGATCATCGACGCCCTGGAGGCTGCCCACGACGCCGGCATCGTTCATCGTGATTTGAAGCCGGCCAACATCAAAGTGCGCCACGATGGCACGGTGAAGGTGCTCGACTTTGGTCTGGCCCGAACCCTGGACTCTGGACCTGGGACCCAGGACCCATCCAACTCGCCCACCCTGACCGCCCGCGCCACCCAGATGGGCATGATCATCGGGACCGCCGCCTACATGAGTCCCGAGCAGGCGCGTGGCAGAGCCGTGGATAAACGCACGGACGTGTGGGCGTTTGGGTGCGTGCTCTACGAAATGCTGGCGGGCAAGAAGGCATTTGATGGAGAAGACGCCACCGAGATTATTTCCTCGGTGGTCAAGACGGAACCCGACTGGAGCGCGCTGCCGGCCACCGTACCGCCACACATCCGCACCATCATCACTCGATGCCTCGACAAGGATCGCAAGGCGCGCATTCCCGATCTCTCTGTGGTGCGCTACATGCTCGATGGCACCATGCCAACGACGGTCCTTGCGCCGCAATCGGCTGGGCCTGCGCGAAGCGCCAGCACAGCCTGGTACGCGGCCACCGCCTTATTCGCGATCACGACGATGGTGATGGGTGTGGCGTGGTATCGCGCGGGTGCGACAGCACCGACCGACGGCAAATTTGTCGTCGTACCGCCTGATGGAACCATCTTCACGGTCGGGAACTACGTTGGAGCGACTGCGCCGGTCATTTCGCCGGATGGTAAGACTCTGGCATTCACCGCACAGGACCCCGTGGGCAAACGGATGTTGTACGTGCGCCCCATTGACTCCTTGGTGGCGCAGGCACTGCAGGGGACCGAGGGCGCTGCGTTTCCGTTCTGGTCGCCCGACAGCGCTTTCATCGGGTATTCGATCACCGGGAAACTGCTCAAGGTATCGGCCACTGGCGGGCCGCCTCAGACGCTGTGTTCGCTCAATCCTGGAATCTTGAGTCGGGGAGGCACCTGGAGCCGTGACGGCGTGGTCGTGTTCAACAACGGTCCCGCGCCCCTCTACCGCACGTCCTCAGCCGGAGGGACCGAGGCGGTCGTGATGGGAGCCCTTGAGGACGAAACCGGCAGAGAGTTTCCATCGTTCCTTCCTGACGGCCGCCGCTTTATCTTTCACGCGGCGGGCGGAAAGAAGGACGGGCTGATCGTGGGGTCCATCGATTCGGCCGAGACAACGTGGCTGACTTCATCAGAGAGCGGCGCGGTCTTTGACGAAACAAGCGGTCGGCTGCTGTTTGTTCGACAGGGTATCTTGCTTTCCCAGGCCTTTGATCCGCGCACACTTGCGCTCAGCGGCGATCCCGTGACCGTTGCGGAGAATGTGGAAACGGCGGCGGTTCCGGGCGTCGTCACATTCTCCATTTCGGCGAACGGTGTGCTGGCCTACGGCATTGGACAGGCGGTCAGCACCGGTCTGCGTATGACATGGATGAACCGGCAGGGCAAGGTGCTGGGCACGATCGGCCCACTCGCACCCTATCGCGGACTGAGCCTCTCGCCGAACGGACTGCACGTGGCCGCACATCGGCACGAAGGTGACGGCGGGGACATTTGGGTGACCGACGTGGCGCGGGACTCGACCACGAGATTCACATTGGATCCGACACAGGAGAACTCGTCGCCGGTCTGGTCGCCCAAGGGCGACCGCGTCGCGTTTCAGTCCGTGCGGCAAGGGAAGCCCGGCGTGTACGTCAAGGCGGCCAATGGGGGCGACGACGTACGGCTGTTCGAGGCCACAACGAGCCGCTTCGTGGTGCCGCTCTCCTTCTGGCCCGATGGTCAAACCCTCTTGTTCGGCTTGTCGGAGGCCGCCACAAACCGGGACATGTGGACGGTGTCGCTCGGCGGCGAGCATACGGCGGCGCCGCGAGTGCAAACCGCCCTTGTTGAACTGAGCGGACAGGTCTCGCCCGATGGCCGATGGCTGGCGTACCAGTCGGACGAGACCGGCGCGCAGGAAATCTACATCCAGCCGGCGACTGCGGCGCCTGGAAAGTGGAAGGTGTCCACCGGCGGCGGGCAGGCGCCGCGGTGGCGCGGCGACAGCCTGGAGTTGTTCTATTGGGGGGCCGGGCAGCTGTTTGCCGTTGACATTGGCGTCACGGGCGACACGGTCGTCCCCGGCGTGCCGAAAACATTGTTTGAGTATCGCGGAGTACCGAACGTGTCGCACGGCAGTTACTTCACGTCCTACGACGTGACCAGCGACGGCGAGCGGTTCCTGGTGTCGCGACGAGAGTCCGAGGGCCAGGCCGATGGCTCCTCGGCTCCCATCGTCATTGTGCTCAACTGGCGGAACCGAATCGGAAAGTAG